The genomic interval GAGTTCAGCCCTTATAGGATTTTTATTGTTACTCGCGAGTCTGGCCATATCTTCTGACCATTTTGTCTTTTCGTCCTGCATTTCCTGATAGAATTTTTTATCCTTTTTATTTACATTTATGTTATCAAGGAAATATTTTATATCGCAGAGATAAGAATAATTTGCCTTCATTATTTTATTCAAATCATCTATGTTTGTATTCACCTGGATATTGTCTACCTTTTTCAAAAACTGTGTGTATGGAAATATGGTACCCAGAAATATTATTAAATCGGATTTTTCTATTGCTTTGATAGATGGCTTTGTACCCAGAAGCCCGATGCCTCCCATCACCTTTTTATCATTATCGTTGAACACGCCCTTGCCGTTCAATGAATATATTATCGGAGCTCCTATCTTTTCGGCAAATTTGTCTATTTCTCCACGATAGTTTCTGGAACCACCACCGATCATTATAACCGGTTTATTTCTATTATTAATCAAATTTACAGCCTCATCAAGGCCTCCGGGGTTATAACTTACAGGATTAATGTAATATGATAAGTCCTCTTCTTTGCATGATTCCATTAAAATATTTACTGGCATGTCAATATGCCCGACGCCTTTCTTCGTTATAGCCTCTCTGCAGGCTTTCCATATTAAATAATGTGCATTGTCCGGTGTTATAATTCTCGCATTGAAGACAGAAACGTCATCAAATAATTTAACCAGGTTTACTTCCTGAAAATAATCATGATGCAACAGTTCTGTTTCCACCTGACCTGTTAAAGCTATTACAGGAACATGCTGCGTTTTTGCATCGTATAATCCGTTTAGCAGATGTATTGAACCGGGGCCTGAAGTTCCCATACAGGCTGACAAATTCCCCGTATATTTTGATTCGTATGAAGCACTGAGGGCACCGCCTTCTTCATGCCTTACCTGAACATATTTTATATCTTTATTTCTCCGTATTGCATCGATTATAGGATTTAGGGAATCACCCGGAATTGCATATATTCTTTTTACACCGAAGTTTACGAGTGTTTTAATTATTACATCTGCTACAGTTGACATAATATATTGATAATTTTATCTTTTATAAATCCTTATGTTTAATACATTTATTAACTTCTCAACGGGAATTTCCATGATACTGGTAGATCTTGCAAATGAATATTATAGGTAGTGTTATAGTATATCCGGCTAGCATAATAGGTGCTGTTGAATATTTTAATATTCTGTTTCCGTTTTAA from Ferroplasma acidiphilum carries:
- a CDS encoding thiamine pyrophosphate-dependent enzyme, giving the protein MSTVADVIIKTLVNFGVKRIYAIPGDSLNPIIDAIRRNKDIKYVQVRHEEGGALSASYESKYTGNLSACMGTSGPGSIHLLNGLYDAKTQHVPVIALTGQVETELLHHDYFQEVNLVKLFDDVSVFNARIITPDNAHYLIWKACREAITKKGVGHIDMPVNILMESCKEEDLSYYINPVSYNPGGLDEAVNLINNRNKPVIMIGGGSRNYRGEIDKFAEKIGAPIIYSLNGKGVFNDNDKKVMGGIGLLGTKPSIKAIEKSDLIIFLGTIFPYTQFLKKVDNIQVNTNIDDLNKIMKANYSYLCDIKYFLDNINVNKKDKKFYQEMQDEKTKWSEDMARLASNNKNPIRAELLTDKISKKIEDDAIIITDTGNVTLWSNRFLKAGNNNKFYFSSWLGTMGSGIPGSVGLAFASGKKIYGLIGDGSFAMTMMELITIKKYNLPVKLIVYDNSILGMIKLEEEVMGYPEYGVDLYNPDFSKLAESIGILGIRIDTVEALDTGLDKFFKYDGPAVLDVVTETNETPMPPKLNFKVAEKYVTSILKEKLETKD